The DNA window aacatttattttgttgaagtattattcaataaatatatttataaaggatttttgaattgttgctatttttataatatttaaaaaaaatctctcgtaccccttggcataccttcaagtatccccaagggtatgcgtacccccatttgagaaccactggactactccatgaacaatgaaataaattaacaataaaatagtctacatataattattgcttcaagttctagtcaagttcttctgcagtataaagtatcgtacatttactgacattactgtcaatagtgtcaatactgtcaatagattacaatagacaataatataaagtattgtacatttgtacatttacagacaatagatcagatcatggacagtacgactacggcatcagtggcggatgcggtggatgaaccaatggcaatggcactagatttgcctgatgaggagggcgatcaagatcaggttcgatttgttttcctaatcaatgttcaaatggattacagttcaagcccaatccaaaagtattcataattaatgtaaatgaggtatccatattacatgtagctgtttctccatttccagggaaatacaagagaacaaggatgccagacggactgggtaccgattgggacagcaccaacagcaatgaccagtagcaagagcacccaaacagggaaaatacatcatagatcaaagggtatgtctatttcggtgacgaacatgattctgcacatcacagtacacattgcacgctgcctgtgcagagtagagtagacagataaattaggtgattcaaagacaataattattatgtgattctagtttaattttaacagattatataaaacaacttgtgcttgattttattgctaggacaccaggtgaccccagagatcctcgagagggttagagctcggccggccagggttagtgaagtcccattgtcaagtgtagcagctccatctgacagccccgagatgcagactaacatagcagctccaggtgtgtctggaatgcaagccaagctacgaccacctcctgcatggtttgatgaaggaccagcatcaagtcccactgcgccttttgttggtggttcttccgatgacagctatgtgccgagtgagtcaacgacatcggatccgtgtcaatctgacgggtcgccagatcgcccatgtactcaccagatgcgtgaagagggctgccacaaggaaccgaagtacatcatctttgagtcgtgcctccagagtctcgtcaagtggtgtcactgtccagtctgtggcagccaggacataagcccttcttgggattcgaacggtacacagctgaccatgactcttcaatgtgcatcatgtgaccagaggagtagttggagcagccagccaaacattggcccttatgccgcgggcaacatcctgctgtctgctggcatcctcttcgctggggcatcttctggcaaggtgttgcaagtgctgaacagcatcggagtggtcacgtatgtgaagaggacatttttcaaccaccaggagctcatcctgcagccagccatcaaaaaggtgtgggaggaacagcaacggacgcacctcaccatgctgcaggtggaaggccgacccctcgtccttggtggtgatgggcgagcagacagtccgggacacagcgccaagttcggtacctacaccacaatggagcttgtggccaatgtggttctcgaccttcaggttgtacaggtacgaccatataatctcactaaaacactagtaacacaataagcagataagggattttccagaattatcctagtaaatttgtctaataacattaaccatttcaatgtatactaagcccctttttcatttttttctttgctcattccttttctgttatatatatttcagagcaacgaatgtcttggcagctaccatatggagatggaaggactgaagaggatggtggaactgctgatcagctgggacctggatgtcggggtgctggtgacagaccgacacagacagatcgctaaatggattcgtgaaaacatgcccaatacacggcactgctatgacatctggcatgttgcaaaatgttagttggattatttgtatgcatgacaagttgtgaagtagtgtgtacatatcagtgatcagatgaatgcgatattgtatttaatccacaaatttctgtttttttctgtttgtagccatcggaaagaaactgaaggccatcgccaagcataaggactgtgaagacctgaagccctgggtgcaaagtataatcaaccacctctactgggcagcagtgtctacaccgcctggagagggggaacttctggttgccaagtggaagtctgtggagcgacacattcagaacatccacaaggaccatggcgacctcttcccaatttgtactcatggacaactgcaacggcaaaagaaatggctcaaacaaagtgagtaggcaaataagttgcccgaaagcagtgagggactagcagtattttcctgcacatcttttgaaagtcaaaaaattcagataaacttgtaagtaaataaccagtttaagttgactggaacatttttgtagaaacgttgttctattttaaatttatgtttaggttcacgctcagcagtgaaactggaggaggtggtcaacaacaagtccctgctaaaagatatcgccatgctgtcgggtgaacaccagacttccaaggtggaggcgttccatagccttatcatacaggtgagaattagactgatcgcctgtaggtggtgtcggtggttaccacctgccactaggactttggtggccagggagcaaaatactagagcatactaaatgaagccttgatacagtcagtgtaagcaagagaatgttggaggtccaacatagtggctggcatcttggtgagaaagattgcaaacaattctggcgtggtgttaacattgaaaacaaaacagcttcattactgcaggagatcaagctttaatagctgactattaacagtttaatacacaaacatttgtattcaaatttacaaacaatttataaatttacacacacattgtatggacgcatgactgaataaagtgtcttttatcttatacagttcgcaccgaaaatgtatgtcttctcatacatcggaatgctgtgcaggtatgtttccacactaatctaagtgtcactagtgtgtgccatactttagtactaattattacattattctgttaccacacctaggaacctgcttgctgggctgcactggaacgaaaattcgagccaccctatagccactacacaagcgggtgctgagcgctatgcagtacgctacccgaagtataaagcagggggccatgtggtcaagaaaatcgcgacagagccaacataccgtaagtgtagaggacacaaaacatgtaaacacttgacactttgtatcatgataataatactgtcaagtttcactctccatgagtatattatgttgtgagcaggaacatgtacaattgtattttgcaggctacgtagatgacttgatcagggaggttgttgctggctgcagacagacccctgacgagagaacaccactcagcgtcactgtggatgtgcctcccttcctctgcgatgaactggagaagccagacaaggaggaagccatcgccaagcacaggagtcgcttcggtaagtgtgaaatgccctcccggtaacagttagagatgctacctcagtagaagcatttaagtcccatcttaaaactcatttgtatactctagcctttaaatagaccccctttttagaccagttgatctgccgtttcttttcttttctcctctgccccccccccccacgtggaggggttattccggtgaccatggataaagtgctggctgtccagagttgggacccggggtataccgctcgcctgtgcatcggttggggacatctgcgctgctgacccgtctccgctcggggtggcctcctgctggctccactggaccctcactaatatgttagacccactcgacatccattgctttcggtctcccctagagggggggggttacccacatatgcggtcctctccaaggtttctcatagtcattcacatcgacgtcctactggggtgagttttccttgcccgtgtgtgggctctgtaccgaggatgtcgttgtggcttgtgcggccctttgagacatttgtgatttagtgctatataaataaacattgattgattgactgattgattgattgattgattttattgattaagtacagtggccatgtagattctgttgcagtcactgcacgtcttggaaccccgtgtagtccatcgatgggaatgttgtcctaatcttatgtactacacaagctggtagtaccacccttatgtcctttcccagatatccccagcagaagcggacaaactgtcgataggctgtgtgtcgtctccgcctgcaagtagcaaatgatggcagctgttattatccggacatggatacacagtgactcactgttctctgagattcaaaagacattgtcatgcattctattcatttgtcatttactgttgcagtaaattgtaaatattgttgacatctacggtccatctatgtaatacttctatgatatataatgtcatgtgcattgtagcacagtacatttcacagaataagaataagataagaaagtgctcattctgacttatcttccaaaggttgatagaataaagaattatttaaacttattagtgcctcactcattttgctgttgctgcagcatgccatattgctgtttgtaggcgttatacgctgtctgcagcacccattcatccagacacacagatggaaagccatggtggtctatgatgcacgtcttcaccccctcctcctccatcgttctggtcactgcctctatttcactacagcagacacactcagccactgtctccatgttcacacagttttgacatgtacacctggaaatagaaatgttcataatatttgtaaatcaattcatattattgacacctgcaatctgcaaacatgtggaataattaatattatcattgtcttgttgtggatcttattaatctgcatgcatatttttagtattgccggtatatggagctgtggcccatagaaataatgggtaattaattaggtttgacattgtgtcaatgatagatacttagtgtatagataggcctggggtgtaagttgtaacactaacagtaacacattgtgtcaatgatagatacttagtgtatagataggcctggggtgtaagttgtaacactaacagtaacagtgcaagactaggccacaaactaaaactagtctataaataaataacatattaccattctgtattctcaaggcgatctatgtcgtgtgctcctccagcatcaatagcagcagcgtcctcctgaccgtcttcatcagcgtcgggttcaaagcgatatggctctatccctctcacagcttcttccctatctgaatcgcttccactccccactagtccttcacttgcactttcctcatccacaaatctttcatcctcgctcaaattaatggagaaatcgtcgctatctcggtcagaatcgctctcagatctggcggccatcattgcaaacaatagggagctttgcggatatgttcaattgtccacgtcacgctacttccggtaggggcaaggcttttttttgtcagataccaaaagttgctatctttatcgtcgtttttctattctaaatcctttcagcaaaaatatggcaatatcgcgaaatgatcaagtatgacacatagaatagatctgctatccccgtttaaataaaaaaatttcatttcagtaggcctttaaaggaacaTACAAAATACACAGAAGAAACATATTGTAATGATTTATCCTGAAATCATTCAATAGTATTATTAAATACCACATTGTCCAAAATAATTTATCCTAAAATTATTTAATATTGTTAAATAAATACCACATTGTctgatatcatccatccatccatccatttcctaccgcttattccctttggggtcgcggggggcgctggagcctatctcagctacaatcgggcggaaggcagggtacaccctggacaagtcgccacctcatcgcagggctgtcTGATATCAATTATTCTAAATTCATccattttaattaaataaataattcaatccaatccgatccactttatttatacagcacatttaaacaacgaaatgtttccaaagtgctgcacaaaaatattaaaaacaagattgaaATACTATTCTTAGCTCcatcaatgactgaataaaaacaaaataaataaatatagaaacaatataaaataaatataaattaaaacgattttaaagggtaaaagtAATTAAAACaggaaatagaaataaaaatgtaaaaacaaagagGACCACACAAgccacgtagtgttaaaagccagagaataaaagtgggtcttaagacgagacttaaaacactccactgtgggagcagttggaacatggaggggcagagtgttccagagcttagggccgaccacagagaaggtcctgtctcccctggttttaggtctcgtcttgggcaccacgagctggagctggctctcggacctcagagcgcgcgcaggattgtaaatttgaatgaggtccgagatataatgaggtgtGGCAGTCCGTGCAAAGCTTTAaaaccaaacagcaacattttaaaatcaattctaaaataaacagggagccagtgcaaagtctcCAGAATTGGGGTTtttgctcgcgtttcctggcccctgttaaaagttgtgctgccgcgttctggactaactgcaaccgggggAGAGCTTTTTgtctaatgccagcataaagtgcattgcagtagtccaggcgacttgaaataaaagcatgcacgacttgttcaaaaaggttaaaagataaaaacaattttacttttgttaaaagacgaagatgataaaaacggcattgacttgtttgtcaagtttaaaatcgctgtctatagtgacgccaaggctggtgactttgggacgcacatcatttttgcaatggtcccaagtcaatgAGGGCCGGGCCAAAAACTAAAATTTCcattttttccctcattcattaattca is part of the Entelurus aequoreus isolate RoL-2023_Sb linkage group LG22, RoL_Eaeq_v1.1, whole genome shotgun sequence genome and encodes:
- the LOC133639341 gene encoding uncharacterized protein LOC133639341 isoform X2, whose amino-acid sequence is MAEMGISTRRLVLKKGAKPTIFDRPRTSPEHPTPSTSGQTGHMRSAFAKRERKRTIDQIMDSTTTASVADAVDEPMAMALDLPDEEGDQDQGNTREQGCQTDWVPIGTAPTAMTSSKSTQTGKIHHRSKGHQVTPEILERVRARPARVSEVPLSSVAAPSDSPEMQTNIAAPGVSGMQAKLRPPPAWFDEGPASSPTAPFVGGSSDDSYVPSESTTSDPCQSDGSPDRPCTHQMREEGCHKEPKYIIFESCLQSLVKWCHCPVCGSQDISPSWDSNGTQLTMTLQCASCDQRSSWSSQPNIGPYAAGNILLSAGILFAGASSGKVLQVLNSIGVVTYVKRTFFNHQELILQPAIKKVWEEQQRTHLTMLQVEGRPLVLGGDGRADSPGHSAKFGTYTTMELVANVVLDLQVVQSNECLGSYHMEMEGLKRMVELLISWDLDVGVLVTDRHRQIAKWIRENMPNTRHCYDIWHVAKSIGKKLKAIAKHKDCEDLKPWVQSIINHLYWAAVSTPPGEGELLVAKWKSVERHIQNIHKDHGDLFPICTHGQLQRQKKWLKQSSRSAVKLEEVVNNKSLLKDIAMLSGEHQTSKVEAFHSLIIQFAPKMYVFSYIGMLCRNLLAGLHWNENSSHPIATTQAGAERYAVRYPKYKAGGHVVKKIATEPTYRYVDDLIREVVAGCRQTPDERTPLSVTVDVPPFLCDELEKPDKEEAIAKHRSRFGKCEMPSR
- the LOC133639341 gene encoding uncharacterized protein LOC133639341 isoform X1; protein product: MLSAKQGDGGQALLWNKEVKRTRLDWTTHTKYSVLCSEHFERSCFEEGPLRMAEMGISTRRLVLKKGAKPTIFDRPRTSPEHPTPSTSGQTGHMRSAFAKRERKRTIDQIMDSTTTASVADAVDEPMAMALDLPDEEGDQDQGNTREQGCQTDWVPIGTAPTAMTSSKSTQTGKIHHRSKGHQVTPEILERVRARPARVSEVPLSSVAAPSDSPEMQTNIAAPGVSGMQAKLRPPPAWFDEGPASSPTAPFVGGSSDDSYVPSESTTSDPCQSDGSPDRPCTHQMREEGCHKEPKYIIFESCLQSLVKWCHCPVCGSQDISPSWDSNGTQLTMTLQCASCDQRSSWSSQPNIGPYAAGNILLSAGILFAGASSGKVLQVLNSIGVVTYVKRTFFNHQELILQPAIKKVWEEQQRTHLTMLQVEGRPLVLGGDGRADSPGHSAKFGTYTTMELVANVVLDLQVVQSNECLGSYHMEMEGLKRMVELLISWDLDVGVLVTDRHRQIAKWIRENMPNTRHCYDIWHVAKSIGKKLKAIAKHKDCEDLKPWVQSIINHLYWAAVSTPPGEGELLVAKWKSVERHIQNIHKDHGDLFPICTHGQLQRQKKWLKQSSRSAVKLEEVVNNKSLLKDIAMLSGEHQTSKVEAFHSLIIQFAPKMYVFSYIGMLCRNLLAGLHWNENSSHPIATTQAGAERYAVRYPKYKAGGHVVKKIATEPTYRYVDDLIREVVAGCRQTPDERTPLSVTVDVPPFLCDELEKPDKEEAIAKHRSRFGKCEMPSR